A window of Ruania suaedae contains these coding sequences:
- a CDS encoding sodium-translocating pyrophosphatase, protein MLQLGTSSLVIVSVIAVVAVAALVIAVFLRRQVLAAGEGTPAMQTIATAIQEGAQAYLNRQFRTLAIFVVVVFALLFLLPGDGGVKLGRSIAFLVGAAFSAAIGYLGMWLATRANLRVAAAATGPNGRQEGARIAFRTGGVVGMSVVGLGLLGAAAVVLVYRGDAPAVLEGFGFGAALLAMFMRVGGGIFTKAADVGADLVGKVEQGIPEDDPRNAATIADNVGDNVGDCAGMAADLFESYAVTLVAALILGKATMGEAGLVFPLIVTAIGALVAVLGVVVTKVRGSESGLRAIYRGFYVSALIGAALAAVAAFVYLPSSFADLTGVSEALADHTGDPRLVSALAVLVGVVLAGVILAITGYFTGTTAKPTRTVAAASRTGAATVVLSGIGVGFESAVWTAGIIAAALCGLFLLAGGSIWLALFLIALAGCGLLTTVGVIVAMDTFGPVSDNAQGIAEMSGEVDEEGAQILTDLDAVGNTTKAITKGIAIATAVLAATALFGSYGDAVNMALAELGEGAAAATDGTVAAMLSYEIINPITLVGVILGGSTVFLFSGLAIDAVTRAAGAIVFEVRRQFRDYPGIMTRETRPDYARVVDICTKDSLRELATPGLLAAFAPIAVGFGLGVGPLAGFLGGAIGTGVLMAVFLANSGGAWDNAKKIVEDGQFGGKNSEAHAATVIGDTIGDPFKDTAGPAINPLLKVMNLVSVLIAPAVVMLSVPEDANHMLRIGIALGAALIALGAIVAAKLRAGKLDITDGIDEKESVRTGS, encoded by the coding sequence ATGCTGCAGCTCGGAACATCGAGCCTCGTGATCGTGTCGGTGATCGCTGTCGTCGCCGTGGCCGCACTGGTGATCGCCGTGTTCCTGCGGCGGCAGGTGCTGGCCGCCGGTGAGGGCACGCCGGCGATGCAGACGATCGCCACCGCCATCCAGGAAGGCGCGCAGGCGTACCTGAACCGGCAGTTCCGGACGCTGGCGATCTTCGTCGTCGTGGTCTTCGCCCTGCTGTTCCTGTTGCCGGGGGACGGGGGCGTCAAGCTCGGCCGCTCGATCGCCTTCCTCGTGGGGGCGGCGTTCTCGGCGGCGATCGGCTACCTCGGGATGTGGCTGGCCACCCGCGCGAACCTGCGCGTGGCCGCCGCCGCGACCGGCCCGAACGGTCGCCAGGAAGGGGCCCGGATCGCGTTCCGCACCGGCGGCGTCGTCGGCATGAGCGTGGTGGGCCTGGGCCTGCTGGGCGCGGCCGCCGTCGTGCTGGTCTACCGCGGCGACGCCCCGGCCGTGTTGGAGGGCTTCGGCTTCGGCGCCGCGCTGCTGGCGATGTTCATGCGGGTGGGTGGTGGCATCTTCACCAAGGCCGCCGACGTCGGCGCCGACCTGGTGGGCAAGGTCGAGCAGGGCATCCCCGAGGACGACCCGCGCAACGCCGCCACGATCGCCGACAACGTGGGCGACAACGTCGGTGACTGCGCCGGCATGGCGGCCGACCTGTTCGAGTCCTACGCCGTGACCCTCGTGGCCGCCCTCATCCTCGGCAAGGCCACCATGGGTGAGGCCGGCCTGGTGTTCCCGCTCATCGTCACCGCCATCGGTGCGCTGGTCGCGGTGCTCGGCGTGGTGGTCACCAAGGTGCGCGGCAGCGAGTCCGGGTTGCGCGCCATCTACCGCGGCTTCTATGTCTCCGCGCTCATCGGCGCAGCCCTGGCGGCGGTGGCCGCGTTCGTCTACCTGCCCTCCTCCTTCGCCGATCTCACCGGCGTCAGCGAGGCCCTCGCCGACCACACCGGTGACCCCCGCCTGGTGTCCGCGCTCGCCGTGCTGGTGGGCGTGGTGCTCGCCGGTGTCATCCTCGCCATCACCGGCTACTTCACCGGCACGACGGCGAAGCCCACCCGCACCGTGGCCGCCGCCTCCCGTACGGGGGCAGCCACCGTGGTCCTGTCCGGTATCGGCGTCGGCTTCGAGTCGGCCGTGTGGACCGCCGGGATCATCGCCGCCGCGCTGTGCGGGCTGTTCCTGCTCGCCGGCGGATCGATCTGGCTGGCGCTGTTCCTCATCGCCCTCGCCGGCTGCGGCCTGCTGACCACGGTCGGGGTGATCGTGGCCATGGACACCTTCGGACCGGTCAGCGACAACGCCCAGGGCATCGCGGAGATGTCCGGCGAGGTGGACGAGGAGGGGGCTCAGATCCTCACCGACCTCGACGCCGTCGGCAACACCACCAAGGCCATCACCAAGGGCATCGCGATCGCCACCGCCGTGCTGGCCGCCACGGCCCTGTTCGGCTCCTACGGTGACGCCGTCAACATGGCTCTCGCCGAGCTCGGCGAGGGGGCCGCGGCGGCAACCGACGGCACGGTCGCGGCGATGCTGAGCTACGAGATCATCAACCCGATCACCCTGGTCGGGGTGATCCTCGGCGGGTCGACCGTCTTCCTGTTCTCCGGGCTGGCGATCGACGCGGTCACCAGGGCCGCCGGGGCGATCGTGTTCGAGGTGCGCCGCCAGTTCCGCGACTACCCCGGCATCATGACCCGCGAGACCCGCCCCGACTACGCCCGCGTGGTCGACATCTGCACCAAGGACTCCCTGCGCGAGCTCGCCACCCCCGGGCTGCTGGCGGCCTTTGCGCCGATCGCGGTCGGATTCGGGCTCGGGGTCGGCCCGCTCGCCGGATTCCTCGGCGGCGCGATCGGGACCGGCGTGCTGATGGCGGTCTTCCTCGCCAACTCCGGCGGCGCGTGGGACAACGCGAAGAAGATCGTCGAGGACGGGCAGTTCGGGGGGAAGAACTCCGAGGCGCACGCCGCCACCGTCATCGGGGACACGATCGGCGACCCGTTCAAGGACACCGCCGGCCCGGCGATCAACCCGCTGCTGAAGGTGATGAACCTGGTCTCGGTGCTGATCGCACCCGCGGTGGTGATGCTCAGCGTCCCCGAGGACGCCAACCACATGCTGCGGATCGGGATCGCGCTCGGGGCAGCACTGATCGCGCTGGGCGCGATCGTGGCCGCGAAGCTGCGGGCCGGCAAGCTCGACATCACCGACGGGATCGACGAGAAGGAGTCCGTCCGCACCGGCTCCTGA
- a CDS encoding SDR family oxidoreductase, with product MATARTYPGPARTALVTGASRGIGRHLAVGLAAAGLDVALLARDSALLQEVAGEVTGHGRRAVVLTADVTDAEAVTEAVATAERELGSIDLLVNNAGLADAEVPLWEADPEQVKQVIDVNVYGAFLLARAVASGMLARGGGRVVDISSGAGVRDKDVMAGYNIAKTALFRIGGGLHEAGYERGLRAFEVAPGVVATDMTAGMAAHADRTDWTPPEAVTEIVAEVATGGLDPLSGCYLRAGTDTIEDLRARAAAAGDSASTGRRLIVSEWEVPAR from the coding sequence ATGGCTACCGCCCGCACCTACCCCGGCCCCGCCCGCACCGCACTGGTCACCGGCGCCTCCCGCGGCATCGGCCGCCACCTGGCTGTCGGCCTGGCCGCCGCGGGCCTGGACGTGGCCCTGCTCGCCCGCGACTCCGCCCTGCTGCAGGAGGTCGCCGGGGAGGTCACCGGCCACGGCCGCCGGGCGGTCGTCCTGACGGCGGACGTCACCGACGCCGAGGCTGTCACCGAGGCGGTCGCCACGGCCGAGCGTGAGCTCGGCTCGATCGACCTGCTCGTCAACAACGCCGGCCTGGCCGACGCCGAGGTGCCGCTGTGGGAGGCCGATCCCGAGCAGGTCAAGCAGGTCATCGACGTCAACGTCTACGGCGCGTTCCTGCTCGCCCGCGCCGTGGCCTCCGGGATGCTGGCCCGCGGCGGCGGCCGGGTCGTCGACATCAGTTCCGGGGCGGGAGTGCGCGACAAGGACGTGATGGCGGGCTACAACATCGCCAAGACGGCGCTGTTCCGCATCGGCGGCGGCCTGCACGAGGCCGGGTACGAGCGCGGACTGCGCGCCTTCGAGGTGGCCCCCGGAGTGGTCGCCACCGATATGACCGCCGGGATGGCCGCCCACGCCGACCGCACCGACTGGACGCCCCCGGAGGCCGTGACCGAGATCGTCGCCGAGGTGGCCACCGGCGGACTCGACCCCCTCTCCGGCTGCTACCTGCGCGCCGGCACCGACACCATCGAGGACCTGCGTGCCCGCGCCGCCGCGGCCGGTGACAGTGCCTCCACCGGCCGCCGGCTCATCGTCAGCGAGTGGGAGGTTCCGGCGCGCTGA
- a CDS encoding MFS transporter, whose product MTNIPSPRATTDRTLTWPVLAWSLWDWGSAAFNAVITTFVFTVYLTSDAFGPEADRSLGTALAIAGFLIAVLAPVTGQRADRSGRRTLWLGVNTALVIAASASLFFVQPSAEYLWLGLVLLAAGNIAFEFAGVNYNAMLADVSTPRTVGRVSGIGWGMGYLGGIVLLLVVYLGFIQPDVGLFGITGENGMDVRVSMLLCAGWTLLFSIPLLLTVRDGPRREQKGARAGLIESYRLLLGTIRDLWRADHNTVYFLLASAVFRDGLAGVFTFGGVIAAGTFGFSAGDVIIFGVVANVVAGIATIIAGRIDDAVGPKRVIMASLIAMVIMGLLIFFLHDGGRTVFWTCGLALAAFVGPAQTASRTFLARLIPAGREGEVFGLYATTGRAVSFLAPGMWTLAISLGLAVTGVATAAQAQYWGILGIVLVLLVGLALLWRVKPHDHADSVLGGAAEQVSAPEPPTR is encoded by the coding sequence ATGACGAACATTCCCTCGCCGCGGGCCACGACGGACCGCACCCTCACCTGGCCGGTGCTGGCGTGGTCGCTGTGGGACTGGGGGTCGGCGGCGTTCAACGCGGTGATCACCACCTTCGTGTTCACCGTCTATCTCACCTCGGACGCGTTCGGGCCGGAGGCCGACCGCAGCCTCGGCACGGCGCTGGCGATCGCCGGCTTCCTGATCGCCGTGCTGGCACCGGTGACCGGCCAGCGCGCAGACCGCTCCGGTCGGCGCACCCTCTGGCTCGGGGTGAACACCGCCCTGGTGATCGCCGCCTCGGCGTCGCTGTTCTTCGTCCAGCCCTCCGCGGAGTACCTGTGGCTGGGCCTGGTGCTGCTCGCCGCCGGGAACATCGCCTTCGAGTTCGCCGGCGTGAACTACAACGCCATGCTCGCCGACGTCTCGACGCCGCGCACCGTCGGCCGGGTCTCCGGGATCGGCTGGGGCATGGGCTACCTCGGCGGCATCGTCCTGCTGCTCGTGGTCTACCTCGGTTTCATCCAGCCCGATGTCGGCCTGTTCGGGATCACCGGCGAGAACGGCATGGACGTCCGGGTGAGCATGTTGCTGTGCGCAGGCTGGACGCTGCTGTTCTCGATCCCCCTGCTGCTGACGGTCCGGGACGGGCCCCGGCGTGAGCAGAAGGGAGCACGCGCCGGGCTCATCGAGTCCTACCGGCTCCTCCTCGGCACGATCCGCGACCTGTGGCGCGCCGACCACAACACGGTCTACTTCCTGCTGGCCTCGGCGGTGTTCCGGGACGGCCTGGCCGGGGTGTTCACCTTCGGGGGCGTGATCGCGGCGGGCACCTTCGGCTTCTCCGCCGGCGACGTGATCATCTTCGGGGTGGTCGCCAACGTGGTCGCCGGGATCGCCACGATCATCGCCGGCCGCATCGACGATGCCGTCGGCCCCAAGCGGGTGATCATGGCCTCGCTGATCGCGATGGTGATCATGGGCCTGCTCATCTTCTTCCTGCACGACGGCGGCCGCACCGTGTTCTGGACGTGCGGCCTGGCGCTGGCCGCTTTCGTCGGACCGGCGCAGACGGCCTCGCGCACCTTCCTCGCCCGGCTCATCCCGGCCGGCCGCGAGGGTGAGGTGTTCGGCCTCTACGCCACGACCGGACGGGCCGTGAGCTTCCTCGCCCCCGGCATGTGGACCCTCGCCATCTCCCTGGGGCTGGCGGTCACCGGGGTGGCCACCGCGGCGCAGGCCCAGTATTGGGGCATCCTCGGCATCGTGCTGGTGCTGCTGGTGGGGCTGGCGCTGCTGTGGCGGGTGAAGCCGCACGACCACGCCGATTCGGTGCTCGGCGGCGCAGCGGAGCAGGTCAGCGCGCCGGAACCTCCCACTCGCTGA
- a CDS encoding DUF7059 domain-containing protein produces the protein MPDHALAAPLRFDLDAADYSVDRLAELLGPVPLAALARGQVVPAVRAARAAGADPAALLARLFILGDALSPAEADAALPRVGVDRGQRAGLLHAGAGGVRGALDLRPIDTAAGEFHLAADLGESTTGQAVEAGHVLGLGGASRTLAELTVRRPVGRALDLGTGCGIQALNVAPFADRVVATDVSARALQFARFNAALGGVELDLREGSMLEPVAGERFDLVVSNPPFVITPRGAGLTEYTYRDGGRRGDDLVRELVTGVADVLAPGGIAQLLGNWEVHTGEEPFDRIQQWLADSGLDGWVVQRESADPAEYAETWLRDGGLTPDRDRAAWERGYAAWLADFEARGVAAVGFGYLTLHRPHEPGERAWHRVEEITGTLPGASTGGLWPAIAATLAAKDRLAAMPDADLAHQALTVAADVTEERHYRPGSADPQVIVLRQGGGFGRTVRADTALAAMVGTSDGDLTVAQIAAGVAALTGTDRDAVLDSVLPDVRGLLTDGLLSLPGV, from the coding sequence ATGCCCGATCACGCCCTCGCCGCACCCCTGCGGTTCGACCTGGACGCCGCCGACTACTCGGTGGACAGGCTGGCCGAGCTCCTCGGGCCGGTCCCGCTGGCGGCGCTGGCCCGGGGGCAGGTGGTGCCCGCGGTCCGTGCGGCGCGCGCGGCCGGCGCCGATCCCGCCGCACTGCTCGCCCGCCTGTTCATCCTGGGCGACGCCCTCTCGCCGGCGGAGGCGGACGCGGCGCTGCCACGGGTCGGCGTCGATCGCGGGCAGCGGGCCGGTCTCCTGCACGCCGGGGCGGGCGGTGTGCGCGGTGCCCTCGACCTGCGGCCCATCGACACCGCGGCGGGCGAGTTCCACCTGGCCGCCGACCTGGGGGAGTCGACCACCGGGCAGGCGGTCGAGGCCGGGCACGTGCTCGGGCTGGGCGGTGCCTCCCGCACGCTGGCCGAGCTCACCGTGCGCCGGCCGGTCGGCCGCGCGCTCGACCTGGGGACCGGGTGCGGGATCCAGGCGCTGAACGTCGCCCCGTTCGCCGATCGCGTCGTGGCCACCGATGTCTCCGCCCGCGCGCTGCAGTTCGCGCGGTTCAACGCGGCCCTGGGCGGCGTCGAGCTCGACCTGCGCGAGGGCTCGATGCTCGAACCGGTGGCCGGGGAGCGCTTCGACCTCGTGGTCTCCAACCCGCCGTTCGTCATCACCCCGCGCGGGGCCGGCCTGACCGAGTACACCTACCGCGACGGCGGGCGCCGCGGCGACGATCTGGTGCGCGAGCTGGTCACCGGGGTGGCAGACGTGCTGGCCCCCGGCGGGATCGCCCAGCTGCTCGGCAACTGGGAGGTCCACACCGGCGAGGAGCCGTTCGACCGGATCCAGCAGTGGCTCGCCGACTCCGGGCTGGACGGATGGGTGGTCCAGCGCGAGAGCGCCGACCCGGCCGAGTACGCCGAGACCTGGCTGCGCGACGGCGGCCTCACCCCCGACCGCGACCGTGCGGCCTGGGAGCGTGGGTACGCCGCCTGGCTGGCGGACTTCGAGGCCAGGGGGGTGGCCGCCGTCGGGTTCGGCTACCTCACCCTGCACCGCCCGCACGAGCCGGGCGAGCGGGCCTGGCACCGGGTGGAGGAGATCACCGGCACCCTGCCCGGGGCGAGCACCGGCGGGCTGTGGCCGGCGATCGCGGCCACGCTGGCAGCCAAGGACCGGCTCGCCGCGATGCCGGACGCCGACCTCGCCCACCAGGCGCTCACCGTGGCCGCCGACGTCACCGAGGAGCGGCACTACCGCCCCGGATCGGCCGACCCGCAGGTGATCGTGCTGCGCCAGGGCGGCGGGTTCGGACGGACCGTCCGCGCCGACACCGCGCTGGCCGCGATGGTGGGCACCAGCGACGGCGACCTCACCGTGGCCCAGATCGCAGCGGGTGTCGCAGCACTCACCGGCACCGACCGCGATGCGGTGCTGGACTCGGTGCTGCCGGACGTGCGTGGTCTGCTCACCGACGGCCTGCTGAGCCTGCCCGGGGTCTGA
- a CDS encoding phosphatase PAP2 family protein, translating into MTTMTPAHPPRAVPPAPRPGRARLRGAAAPLLGAAVSAAAVIALWRIFVTTARGQQLDDVAALGAAFGRDTLEPLLTPVLTIVSVPFVALAVLAAATGAVLQRRPAIAVGAAAVLGGSNLTTQVLKELLERPDLGVTYALGNSLPSGHTTVAASVAAAALLIAPRRWRGPVAVAGVGYAALTGLATLVGGWHRPSDVVAAYLVVALWYFLVEAARQLPARAALPRGYRPAPRVNAATVLLALAAAATVLALVLGAWVASTLPPVGTEVASTSPTTTAAYAAGSLVVISTACLTTAGMLVMRPYRRD; encoded by the coding sequence ATGACCACGATGACTCCCGCGCACCCGCCCCGGGCGGTGCCCCCGGCGCCGCGCCCCGGTCGTGCTCGCCTGCGTGGAGCCGCGGCGCCCCTGCTGGGCGCGGCGGTCAGCGCGGCGGCCGTGATCGCGTTGTGGCGGATCTTCGTGACGACCGCGCGCGGGCAGCAGCTCGATGACGTGGCCGCCCTCGGTGCGGCATTCGGGCGGGACACCCTCGAACCGCTGCTGACTCCGGTGCTGACCATCGTCTCGGTGCCCTTCGTCGCGCTGGCGGTGCTCGCCGCCGCGACCGGCGCGGTCCTGCAGCGACGGCCGGCGATCGCCGTCGGGGCGGCGGCCGTGCTGGGCGGGTCCAACCTCACCACCCAGGTGCTCAAGGAGCTGCTCGAGCGGCCCGACCTGGGCGTGACCTACGCCCTCGGCAACTCGCTGCCCTCGGGGCACACCACGGTCGCGGCGTCCGTGGCGGCAGCAGCCCTGCTGATCGCGCCGCGCCGCTGGCGGGGGCCGGTCGCCGTCGCGGGGGTGGGCTACGCCGCGTTGACGGGCCTGGCCACCCTGGTGGGTGGGTGGCACCGCCCCTCGGACGTGGTCGCCGCCTACCTGGTCGTGGCGCTCTGGTACTTCCTGGTGGAAGCCGCACGCCAGCTGCCCGCCCGGGCGGCGCTGCCGCGCGGCTACCGCCCCGCCCCGCGGGTGAATGCCGCGACCGTCCTTCTCGCACTGGCGGCGGCCGCCACGGTGCTGGCCCTCGTGCTCGGCGCCTGGGTGGCCAGCACGCTGCCGCCCGTGGGCACCGAGGTCGCATCGACGAGCCCGACGACCACCGCGGCCTACGCCGCGGGTAGTCTCGTGGTGATCTCGACCGCCTGCTTGACCACGGCTGGCATGCTCGTGATGCGTCCCTACCGCCGCGACTGA
- the topA gene encoding type I DNA topoisomerase, with amino-acid sequence MTATARKLVIVESPAKARTIAGYLGSGFDVEASVGHIRDLAQPSELPAEMKKGPYKKFAIDVENGFDPYYVVDADKKKKVTELKKLLKEADELYLATDEDREGEAIAWHLLEVLQPKVPVKRMVFHEITREAIQRALEATRDLDTRLVDAQETRRLLDRLYGYEVSPVLWRKVRQGLSAGRVQSVATRMVVDRERERMAFRSAEYWDVKGSFTGGRGATEGTTFGARLVAVDGARVATGKDFRDDATLKSAKTLHLDEAAAHGLVSALEGADVTVSSVEEKPYTRRPAAPFTTSTLQQEASRKLRMNARAAMRTAQTLYENGYITYMRTDSVALSGQAIDAARRQATELYGADFIPAKPRVYAGKSKGAQEAHEAIRPSGDSFRTPAQVSGALSGDEFRLYELIWKRTVASQMADAKGSTASVRLQGTASDGRVAEFAASGTVITFRGFLAAYEEGRDVDRYGESEGGSGKEARLPDLQTGDDVATEELVAEGHETSPPPRFTEASLVKALEERGIGRPSTYAATISVITDRGYVLRRGQALVPSWLAFSVIRLLEEHFPKLIDYDFTAEMESDLDRIAAGDADRVDWLAGFYFGRDGAEGLKNLVEDLGDIDAREINSIAIAEGITLRVGRYGPYLEGAPSEEGGQARRASVPDDIAPDELTAAKAEELFAASAEDGRELGTDPETGHTIIVKNGRYGPYVTEVLPEPESSEEPAKGKKKPAKPKPRTASLFKDMDLSTVELQSALTLLSLPRVVGTDPESGDEITAQNGRYGPYLKKGTDSRSLTTEDQIFTITLAEALEIYAQPKRGRGATAAKPLKELGEDPATKKEVVVKDGRFGPYVTDGETNATLRAADSVDTITADRAFELLAEKRAKGPAKKKAPARKPAAKKAPAKKAPAKKAATKK; translated from the coding sequence GTGACCGCAACGGCCCGCAAGCTTGTGATCGTGGAGTCCCCGGCGAAGGCCCGCACGATCGCCGGGTACCTGGGGTCCGGCTTCGACGTCGAGGCCAGCGTGGGTCACATCCGCGATCTCGCCCAGCCCTCCGAGCTGCCGGCCGAGATGAAGAAGGGGCCGTACAAGAAGTTCGCCATCGACGTCGAGAACGGCTTCGACCCCTACTACGTGGTGGACGCGGACAAGAAGAAGAAGGTCACCGAGCTCAAGAAGCTGCTCAAGGAGGCCGACGAGCTCTATCTGGCCACCGATGAGGACCGCGAGGGCGAGGCGATCGCCTGGCACCTGCTGGAGGTCCTGCAGCCGAAGGTGCCGGTCAAGCGGATGGTCTTCCACGAGATCACGCGGGAGGCGATCCAGCGGGCGCTGGAGGCCACGCGGGATCTGGACACCCGGCTTGTCGACGCACAGGAGACGCGCCGGCTGCTGGACCGCCTCTACGGCTACGAGGTCTCGCCGGTGCTGTGGCGCAAGGTGCGCCAGGGACTGAGCGCCGGGCGCGTGCAGTCGGTGGCCACCCGCATGGTGGTCGACCGTGAGCGCGAGCGGATGGCGTTCCGATCCGCTGAGTACTGGGACGTCAAGGGCAGCTTCACCGGCGGTCGCGGGGCCACCGAGGGCACCACCTTCGGGGCCCGGCTGGTCGCCGTGGACGGCGCCCGCGTGGCCACCGGCAAGGACTTCCGCGACGACGCCACCTTGAAGTCCGCGAAGACCCTGCACCTGGACGAGGCTGCTGCGCACGGTCTGGTCTCTGCGCTGGAGGGAGCCGACGTCACGGTCTCCTCGGTGGAGGAGAAGCCCTACACCCGCCGTCCGGCGGCCCCGTTCACCACCTCCACCCTGCAGCAGGAAGCCTCCCGCAAGCTGCGGATGAACGCCCGGGCTGCGATGCGCACGGCCCAGACGCTGTACGAGAACGGCTACATCACGTACATGCGGACCGACTCGGTCGCCCTGTCCGGCCAGGCGATCGACGCCGCCCGCCGGCAGGCCACCGAGCTGTACGGCGCCGACTTCATCCCGGCCAAGCCGCGCGTCTACGCCGGCAAGTCCAAGGGCGCGCAGGAGGCGCACGAGGCCATCCGGCCCTCCGGGGACTCCTTCCGTACCCCGGCACAGGTCTCCGGCGCGCTCAGCGGGGACGAGTTCCGCCTGTACGAGCTGATCTGGAAGCGCACCGTCGCCTCGCAGATGGCCGATGCGAAGGGCTCGACGGCGTCCGTGCGGCTGCAGGGGACCGCCTCCGACGGCCGCGTGGCCGAGTTCGCGGCCTCCGGCACGGTGATCACCTTCCGCGGATTCCTCGCCGCGTACGAGGAGGGGCGCGACGTCGACCGGTACGGCGAGAGCGAGGGCGGCTCCGGCAAGGAGGCGCGCCTGCCGGATCTGCAGACCGGTGACGACGTGGCCACCGAGGAGCTCGTGGCCGAGGGGCACGAGACCTCCCCGCCGCCGCGGTTCACCGAGGCGAGCCTGGTCAAGGCGCTGGAGGAGCGCGGCATCGGCCGCCCCTCGACCTACGCCGCCACGATCTCGGTGATCACCGATCGCGGGTACGTGCTGCGCCGCGGCCAGGCGCTGGTGCCCAGCTGGTTGGCGTTCTCGGTGATCCGGCTGCTGGAGGAGCACTTCCCGAAGCTGATCGACTATGACTTCACCGCCGAGATGGAGTCCGACCTGGACCGCATCGCCGCCGGGGACGCGGACCGGGTGGACTGGCTCGCCGGGTTCTACTTCGGACGGGACGGTGCCGAAGGCCTGAAGAACCTGGTAGAGGACCTCGGCGACATCGACGCCCGGGAGATCAACTCGATCGCCATCGCCGAGGGCATCACCCTGCGGGTGGGGCGCTACGGCCCCTACCTGGAGGGAGCGCCGTCGGAGGAGGGCGGCCAGGCACGGCGGGCCTCGGTGCCCGACGACATCGCGCCCGACGAGCTGACCGCGGCGAAGGCGGAGGAGCTGTTCGCCGCGAGCGCCGAGGACGGGCGCGAGCTCGGGACCGACCCCGAGACCGGGCACACCATCATCGTCAAGAACGGCCGCTACGGGCCGTACGTGACCGAGGTGCTGCCCGAGCCGGAGAGCTCCGAGGAGCCGGCGAAGGGCAAGAAGAAGCCCGCCAAGCCCAAGCCGCGCACGGCCTCGCTGTTCAAGGACATGGACCTGTCCACCGTCGAGCTGCAGTCCGCGCTCACGCTGCTCTCGCTGCCACGCGTGGTGGGCACCGACCCCGAGTCCGGGGACGAGATCACCGCGCAGAACGGGCGCTACGGGCCGTACCTGAAGAAGGGCACCGACTCCCGGTCGCTGACCACCGAGGACCAGATCTTCACCATCACCCTGGCCGAGGCGCTGGAGATCTACGCCCAGCCCAAGCGCGGCCGGGGTGCCACGGCGGCCAAGCCGCTGAAGGAGCTCGGCGAGGATCCGGCCACCAAGAAAGAGGTCGTGGTCAAGGACGGGCGGTTCGGCCCGTACGTGACCGACGGCGAGACGAACGCCACGCTGCGCGCGGCCGACTCGGTGGACACGATCACCGCTGACCGGGCCTTCGAGCTGCTGGCCGAGAAGCGGGCCAAGGGCCCGGCCAAGAAGAAGGCACCGGCACGTAAGCCGGCCGCGAAGAAGGCACCGGCCAAGAAGGCACCCGCGAAGAAGGCCGCGACCAAGAAGTAG
- a CDS encoding DNA-formamidopyrimidine glycosylase family protein: MPELPEVERARATIARAALGRRITAVDDADTWVCRPHAPGDLASALVGRELTVAHRRGKLMWCETSALRGEDDPGPLLGIHLGMSGRVVVTAADGEADEGGDRVRGTGATSPSRKREWDRFTLTFADGGELRLFDKRRLGRVRLDPDMDALGPDAEQVGLAEFRQRVGRGHAPVKARLLDQSVLAGVGNLLADETLWQARIDPARPVDTLDEQDLAALRRALRRAIRSAVAKGGVHTGRVIEHRRPGGVCPRCGATMTRGTVGSRTTWWCPQEQR, encoded by the coding sequence ATGCCCGAGCTGCCGGAGGTCGAGAGGGCCCGCGCCACCATCGCTCGGGCGGCGCTCGGGCGGCGGATCACCGCCGTCGACGACGCCGACACCTGGGTGTGCCGTCCGCACGCCCCGGGGGATCTCGCCTCTGCGCTGGTCGGGCGCGAACTGACGGTTGCCCATCGTCGCGGCAAGCTCATGTGGTGTGAGACCTCCGCCCTGCGAGGTGAGGACGACCCGGGGCCGCTGCTGGGCATCCACCTCGGGATGAGCGGCCGGGTTGTTGTCACAGCGGCTGACGGTGAGGCCGATGAGGGCGGTGACCGCGTCCGGGGGACCGGCGCCACCTCGCCCTCCCGGAAACGTGAGTGGGACCGGTTCACCCTCACGTTCGCCGACGGCGGTGAGCTGCGGCTCTTCGACAAGCGTCGCCTCGGGCGGGTCCGCCTCGACCCCGACATGGATGCGCTCGGGCCTGATGCCGAACAGGTCGGCCTCGCCGAGTTCCGGCAGCGGGTGGGGCGCGGGCATGCGCCGGTCAAGGCCCGGTTGCTGGATCAGTCGGTGCTGGCGGGCGTCGGGAACCTGCTCGCCGACGAGACCCTGTGGCAGGCGCGCATCGACCCGGCCCGGCCGGTCGACACGCTGGACGAGCAGGACCTCGCGGCGCTGCGCCGTGCCCTCCGGCGTGCGATCAGGTCCGCCGTCGCGAAGGGCGGAGTCCACACCGGGCGGGTGATCGAGCACCGCCGGCCCGGTGGGGTGTGCCCGCGCTGCGGGGCGACGATGACGCGCGGGACCGTGGGCTCTCGGACGACCTGGTGGTGCCCGCAGGAGCAGCGCTGA